Proteins from a single region of Undibacterium sp. KW1:
- a CDS encoding type II secretion system F family protein translates to MKNKPQLALPYRIRADLLQQLAALSHAGIPALQALPMIKLPAQYQSRMVTTLQVVKRGKNLAEAGLQSGLWTPLEAGLLGAALAAGDPTSTYRHLATTYEEKAQQIASIRAGLIRPALMGIMALFIPPLPQLIAGTLSTAAYLWHAIRSILLAVGLVTGGIYAYRRFQMRPADAPVSWLDQALLALPLIGNMHRRRNLCDFWQSMALLLEAGVPMFDALPLGLQATSNVLIRRELARILPRMQKGATLAEAVRALPAINDDTLSGFIQTGEASGQLPEMLSRYAKSENASLALQQRQVAEWIPRIVYAMIAAVIAYGIIKGNAFMPSVPKDL, encoded by the coding sequence ATGAAAAATAAGCCCCAACTGGCCCTGCCCTACCGTATCCGTGCAGACTTACTGCAACAACTGGCCGCATTGAGCCACGCTGGCATCCCTGCGCTACAGGCGTTACCCATGATCAAACTGCCGGCACAATATCAAAGCAGGATGGTGACAACCCTGCAAGTTGTTAAACGTGGCAAAAACCTGGCCGAGGCAGGCTTGCAGAGTGGCTTGTGGACGCCACTGGAAGCTGGTCTGCTGGGCGCTGCACTGGCGGCCGGTGACCCGACTTCTACTTACCGGCATCTGGCAACTACCTATGAAGAAAAAGCCCAGCAAATTGCCAGTATCAGGGCAGGTTTGATAAGGCCAGCATTAATGGGCATCATGGCCTTGTTCATCCCGCCCTTGCCACAACTGATCGCGGGCACACTCAGTACGGCAGCCTATCTATGGCATGCCATTCGTTCCATCCTGCTGGCTGTGGGTTTGGTCACGGGCGGCATTTACGCTTACCGGCGCTTCCAGATGCGCCCTGCCGATGCTCCTGTCTCATGGCTGGATCAGGCTTTGCTTGCCTTGCCGCTTATTGGGAACATGCACAGAAGACGCAATCTTTGTGATTTCTGGCAGAGTATGGCATTACTACTAGAAGCAGGCGTGCCTATGTTCGACGCCCTGCCCCTGGGTTTGCAGGCAACCAGCAATGTATTGATCAGGCGTGAACTCGCACGTATTTTGCCACGCATGCAAAAAGGGGCAACATTGGCCGAAGCTGTACGCGCCCTGCCCGCCATCAATGACGATACCCTGTCTGGTTTTATACAAACCGGAGAAGCAAGCGGGCAATTGCCGGAAATGCTATCCCGTTATGCCAAAAGCGAAAATGCCAGCCTGGCACTACAACAAAGGCAGGTAGCAGAATGGATACCAAGAATCGTTTATGCCATGATCGCGGCTGTCATCGCCTATGGCATTATCAAAGGCAATGCATTTATGCCCAGCGTGCCCAAGGACCTCTAG
- a CDS encoding glycine zipper 2TM domain-containing protein has translation MELANASKRIHPLVAGAACSVILVSLLGAAALTGVLPSSHSTATSGNAIVPAMNSNANAINPAGNTAMPLANNGNQPAANYANTQYANTAQNNYPAPAPARVAQSSTHHQPVRNYQTQPAQAKNSPVGIGVGAVIGGLVGSQIGNGNGRTLATIAGAVGGGYVGNEVAKRNP, from the coding sequence ATGGAATTAGCAAATGCCAGCAAACGCATACACCCCTTGGTAGCAGGTGCCGCATGCTCAGTCATACTAGTTAGCCTCTTAGGTGCTGCTGCCCTGACAGGCGTATTGCCCAGTTCCCACAGCACGGCAACATCAGGCAACGCGATTGTGCCAGCCATGAATAGTAATGCCAATGCGATCAATCCTGCAGGCAATACTGCCATGCCGCTTGCCAATAACGGTAATCAGCCTGCAGCTAATTATGCAAACACGCAGTATGCAAACACTGCACAAAATAATTATCCTGCACCTGCTCCAGCCAGGGTTGCACAGAGCAGCACCCACCATCAGCCGGTCAGAAATTATCAAACACAGCCTGCCCAGGCAAAGAATAGCCCGGTTGGTATCGGTGTAGGTGCCGTGATCGGTGGCCTGGTTGGTAGCCAGATCGGTAATGGCAATGGCCGCACGCTGGCAACTATCGCCGGTGCAGTTGGTGGCGGTTATGTTGGTAATGAAGTTGCAAAAAGAAATCCATAA
- a CDS encoding serine hydrolase, whose product MSYLHRHLAIFATFTIAASSLLGPASHAAPVKAIPTLEEAAKNLKNTGFQGLVFAASGDKILLEKSLGNVTDTKQTFRYASITKQMTAILVMQEVEAGKLQLDQTLGHYWPDYPNVQARGATLRQMLTHYSGLYNEMVNPAVHMMDANSGDDIQKFATGLCAGPSNATPGSKFDYNNCDYIVLGALLEKISKQSFSCLLQQRIFSPAGMQNVGYYTAAQPDVKTHIHGTLGGKPEPAVNFASYGPAGGSFGTLRDLYAFDLAFMRGKYLSTKSRDEMVKPNNVGGAIGVWSYPFKASEDGAAAMIVERQGWIAGVRILNLVDLQNQNILIIVSTNGDLDLSQTWANKGIAADLLRSLMNTTNAR is encoded by the coding sequence ATGTCTTACCTTCATCGCCACCTTGCCATTTTTGCCACTTTCACCATTGCTGCAAGTAGTTTACTAGGTCCAGCCAGCCATGCTGCACCTGTCAAAGCTATTCCTACGCTTGAAGAGGCAGCCAAAAATCTCAAAAATACCGGCTTTCAAGGCCTGGTATTCGCTGCTAGCGGCGACAAGATCTTGCTGGAAAAAAGTCTTGGCAATGTCACTGATACAAAACAAACTTTTCGCTATGCCTCGATCACCAAGCAAATGACTGCCATCCTGGTCATGCAAGAAGTAGAAGCGGGCAAGCTGCAACTGGATCAGACACTGGGACATTACTGGCCCGATTACCCCAATGTTCAGGCGCGAGGTGCCACCCTGCGCCAAATGCTGACGCATTATTCTGGCCTTTACAATGAGATGGTCAATCCTGCCGTCCACATGATGGATGCCAATAGCGGTGATGATATCCAGAAATTTGCCACTGGCCTGTGCGCCGGGCCATCCAATGCTACGCCAGGCAGCAAATTTGACTATAACAATTGCGATTACATCGTGCTCGGCGCTTTACTGGAAAAGATAAGCAAGCAAAGCTTTTCATGCCTGCTGCAACAACGCATCTTCAGCCCGGCTGGTATGCAAAACGTAGGCTATTACACTGCGGCCCAGCCGGACGTCAAAACCCATATCCATGGCACGCTGGGTGGCAAACCTGAGCCTGCGGTGAACTTTGCCAGTTATGGCCCTGCTGGTGGCAGCTTTGGAACCCTGCGGGATTTGTATGCATTTGACCTGGCCTTCATGCGTGGCAAATATCTGTCCACCAAGAGCCGCGACGAGATGGTCAAGCCGAATAATGTCGGTGGTGCGATCGGTGTCTGGTCTTATCCATTCAAAGCCAGTGAAGATGGCGCTGCGGCCATGATAGTAGAGCGTCAGGGCTGGATAGCCGGTGTACGCATCTTGAATCTGGTGGACTTGCAAAACCAGAATATACTCATCATCGTCAGTACCAACGGTGATCTGGATTTGTCGCAAACCTGGGCCAACAAAGGCATTGCTGCCGACTTGTTGCGTTCGCTGATGAATACGACGAATGCGCGTTAA
- the murJ gene encoding murein biosynthesis integral membrane protein MurJ, which translates to MNLLRTLASISGMTMLSRITGLVRDVLIATRFGADAYTDIFNIAFRIPNLLRRMFAEGAFSQAFVPILAEYKNNKGDEATKKLIDHVSTVMTWVLVLTCILGIAGAPILLYFFAEGYKDKQQIFDMAVVMTRIMFPYIGFMSMVALAGGILNTWREFKVPAFTPVLYNLSSIAGSLFLAPYLEKPIYALAIAVFVGGVLQLVAQVPSLIRVGMLPTISWRVGTAWQDEGLRRIMRNMVPAILAVSATQISIAINTSLASKLAPGSVTWLANADRLMEFPTALLGVALGTILLPGLSKAHTDGDTVEYSALLDWGLRLTFLLALPAAVGLATIPDALTSTLYHHNKYDGHAVQMTSNALIAYGIGLLGLIVVKILAPGFYGKQDIRTPVKIAVAVMLVTQALNYVFVPYLAHAGLALSVGLGACVNAIFLYTGLRKRGIYQPQKGWLLFLIKLVAALVLMAGVALWTSAQFDWLGMRHTPVVRAACLALVLLACASTYFVALALMGFRPRDFKKVTRV; encoded by the coding sequence ATGAATCTATTAAGAACCCTTGCCTCCATCAGTGGCATGACCATGCTGTCGCGGATTACCGGGCTGGTACGTGACGTATTGATTGCTACCCGTTTCGGGGCCGACGCCTATACCGATATATTCAATATCGCTTTCCGCATTCCCAATTTGTTGCGGCGCATGTTTGCCGAAGGCGCGTTCTCGCAAGCCTTTGTGCCTATCCTGGCTGAATACAAGAACAATAAGGGTGATGAAGCTACCAAGAAATTGATTGATCATGTCTCTACCGTCATGACCTGGGTCTTGGTGTTGACTTGCATACTGGGCATCGCTGGCGCGCCGATTTTGCTTTATTTTTTTGCCGAAGGTTATAAAGACAAGCAACAGATCTTTGACATGGCGGTGGTCATGACCCGCATCATGTTCCCGTACATCGGTTTTATGTCCATGGTTGCGCTGGCGGGCGGGATATTAAATACCTGGCGTGAATTCAAGGTGCCTGCCTTTACGCCGGTTTTATACAATTTGTCTTCGATAGCTGGTTCGTTGTTCCTCGCACCTTATCTTGAAAAACCAATTTATGCGCTGGCTATTGCCGTTTTTGTTGGTGGCGTTTTGCAACTGGTGGCGCAGGTACCCTCATTAATCAGGGTAGGCATGCTGCCGACGATTAGCTGGCGTGTAGGTACGGCCTGGCAGGACGAGGGCTTACGCCGCATCATGCGCAATATGGTGCCAGCTATCCTGGCTGTGTCGGCAACGCAGATCAGCATCGCCATCAATACCAGCCTGGCATCAAAACTTGCTCCTGGCAGCGTGACCTGGCTGGCAAATGCTGACAGACTGATGGAATTTCCTACTGCCTTGCTGGGAGTAGCTCTGGGTACCATCCTCCTGCCAGGTCTTTCCAAGGCACATACAGATGGTGATACGGTCGAATATTCCGCCTTGCTGGACTGGGGCTTGCGCCTGACTTTTTTGCTGGCCTTGCCTGCTGCAGTCGGCCTGGCAACCATACCCGACGCGCTGACATCGACCCTGTATCATCACAATAAATACGATGGCCATGCCGTGCAAATGACATCCAATGCCCTGATTGCCTATGGTATTGGTTTGCTTGGGCTCATCGTAGTCAAGATTCTGGCACCGGGTTTTTACGGTAAGCAGGATATACGCACACCTGTAAAAATCGCTGTGGCTGTCATGTTGGTGACGCAGGCATTGAACTATGTGTTCGTGCCTTATCTGGCCCATGCAGGTCTGGCCTTGTCTGTCGGCCTGGGAGCCTGTGTGAACGCGATTTTCCTGTATACAGGCTTACGTAAACGCGGCATTTACCAGCCGCAAAAGGGTTGGCTTTTGTTCCTCATTAAACTTGTTGCTGCACTGGTCTTGATGGCCGGTGTGGCCTTGTGGACTTCAGCGCAATTCGATTGGTTAGGCATGCGCCATACTCCTGTCGTACGTGCAGCCTGCCTGGCTCTGGTGCTGTTGGCTTGCGCCAGCACTTATTTTGTTGCATTGGCACTCATGGGTTTCCGACCCCGGGATTTCAAGAAAGTGACCAGAGTCTGA
- a CDS encoding right-handed parallel beta-helix repeat-containing protein, with the protein MKKIILAGFMYGVAAASSAATYYVSPTGNDAAAGTKAAPWKSIARAQVAAVAGDTVYFRGGNYNYTAGINTCATRTDIVNAITLDKSGSSGSPIRYWAYPGEIPVFDFSQMKDDCRVKAFNVVANWVHLKGLEVTGAPQQPGNRLNHESWAVWINGSNNTFEQLNTHHNMGPGLFIQNGGNNLVLNSDSHHNYDPYTSNGAGQSADGFGAHIKAGNPGNVFRGCRAWANSDDGFDLINAYSPVLIENSWTWSQGYLPGTTTPLAAGNGNGFKLGGYGGVYVSNAAKHTIRYSVAFNNKAAGFYANHHPIANDFYNNTSYGNNSDFNMLGIDQNGNAVNLGNLRNNIAFGGTLVSNMTGANDQFNSWNLAVTVSSADFQSISTTGWDAPRQADGSLPVLNKFRLASGSDLINKGTNVGLPFNGSAPDLGAFEN; encoded by the coding sequence ATGAAAAAAATCATATTGGCAGGATTCATGTATGGTGTGGCAGCGGCAAGCAGCGCGGCCACTTATTATGTTTCACCCACTGGCAATGACGCAGCGGCGGGGACCAAAGCAGCACCATGGAAATCCATAGCGCGCGCCCAGGTTGCTGCAGTTGCTGGCGATACCGTGTATTTCAGAGGCGGTAACTACAACTACACTGCAGGCATCAACACTTGCGCCACCCGCACTGACATCGTCAATGCGATTACTTTGGACAAGAGCGGTAGTTCAGGCAGCCCGATTCGTTACTGGGCTTATCCTGGTGAGATACCGGTATTCGATTTTTCACAAATGAAAGACGATTGCCGCGTCAAGGCCTTTAATGTGGTAGCCAACTGGGTGCATTTGAAAGGGCTGGAAGTCACCGGTGCGCCCCAGCAACCTGGCAACCGCCTGAACCATGAATCTTGGGCCGTATGGATCAACGGCAGCAATAATACGTTTGAACAGTTGAATACCCACCACAACATGGGACCTGGCCTGTTCATCCAGAATGGTGGTAACAACCTCGTCCTCAATAGTGATTCCCACCACAACTACGACCCCTATACCTCGAATGGCGCAGGCCAGAGTGCCGATGGCTTTGGTGCCCACATCAAGGCGGGCAACCCCGGCAATGTATTCCGTGGCTGCCGCGCCTGGGCCAATTCGGATGATGGCTTTGATCTCATTAATGCTTACTCACCCGTGTTGATAGAAAATTCCTGGACCTGGTCGCAAGGTTATTTGCCGGGCACAACTACACCTTTGGCGGCGGGTAATGGTAATGGCTTCAAGCTTGGTGGTTATGGTGGCGTGTATGTATCGAATGCGGCCAAGCACACGATACGTTACTCGGTTGCCTTCAATAACAAGGCAGCAGGTTTTTACGCCAATCATCACCCGATTGCGAATGACTTCTACAACAACACCAGCTACGGTAACAACAGCGATTTCAACATGCTGGGCATAGATCAAAATGGCAATGCGGTGAACCTCGGCAACCTGCGTAACAACATCGCATTTGGTGGGACACTGGTGTCAAATATGACGGGTGCCAATGATCAGTTTAATTCATGGAACCTGGCAGTCACGGTTTCGTCAGCTGACTTCCAAAGCATATCCACCACTGGCTGGGATGCACCACGTCAGGCCGATGGCAGCCTGCCTGTGCTGAACAAGTTCCGCCTGGCTTCTGGCAGTGACCTGATCAATAAGGGCACTAACGTTGGCCTGCCTTTCAACGGTTCTGCACCAGACCTGGGGGCGTTTGAAAACTGA
- a CDS encoding YfaP family protein gives MQTMMKPALLACTLFVAATNCVAEDQPTINSPRGGWNYGGLTDKSSDTRASYPLPPIDRGTQKNRTLIEGHIRDAGKQRKHTLIVNGNPMVLNYGTDGRFERHYAFGSGSNNIEIKGPDGKSLQRVQYYEANTQQLSPQLRIICSWDAPEAEVDLHIITPDGQHAFFAAPILNGGGGLDVDSVDGPGPEMFTTIAPKHGAYHVFVNYWGNYGAGGYNFDEGQRKQPIITTRVTLVFYENTAREKRESFVIPLRKIGDLNLVKSFMF, from the coding sequence ATGCAAACAATGATGAAACCTGCCCTGCTGGCATGCACCCTGTTCGTCGCTGCCACCAATTGTGTCGCTGAAGACCAGCCCACCATCAACAGCCCGCGTGGCGGCTGGAATTATGGCGGTCTGACTGATAAATCCAGCGATACACGCGCATCCTACCCTTTGCCCCCGATAGACCGTGGCACGCAAAAAAACCGCACCCTCATCGAAGGCCATATCCGCGATGCGGGCAAACAGCGCAAGCATACCCTCATCGTCAATGGCAATCCCATGGTCCTCAATTACGGCACAGATGGCCGCTTTGAACGCCACTATGCTTTTGGCAGCGGTTCCAACAATATAGAAATCAAGGGGCCAGACGGCAAGAGCCTGCAACGCGTGCAATATTACGAAGCCAATACCCAGCAACTGTCTCCACAGCTACGCATCATCTGCTCGTGGGATGCCCCTGAGGCAGAAGTTGATCTGCACATCATTACCCCTGATGGCCAGCATGCCTTCTTTGCCGCGCCAATACTGAATGGTGGCGGTGGCCTCGATGTAGATAGCGTCGATGGCCCGGGGCCGGAGATGTTCACCACGATCGCCCCCAAGCATGGCGCTTATCATGTGTTCGTCAACTATTGGGGCAACTATGGCGCAGGTGGCTATAACTTTGATGAAGGCCAGCGCAAGCAACCCATCATCACTACCCGTGTGACCCTGGTGTTTTATGAAAATACTGCCAGAGAAAAACGCGAAAGCTTTGTCATCCCCTTGCGCAAGATCGGCGATTTGAATCTGGTGAAATCGTTCATGTTCTAA
- a CDS encoding YfaP family protein encodes MIKFYQKRLIVCIAGSLLAGFHLIASADATIELPRGGWRNSGGEASGFKQPVHYPASSVNTEGQSEMALIRGRISTSNKKKPGKLIVNGAAMPLAIGETGEFSRPYSFSSGSNNVEVRSPDGSEVKRVQFYDTNASHPNPRLRVVLSWDSDGTDLDLHVVSPDGQHVFYGNRVVDNGGALDVDVTTGYGPEIYASTAPPKGTYHVYVNYYGSGGDDKKLTIARVAIISQEGTLAEKQQSFQVPMRKPGELTLVKSFTYP; translated from the coding sequence ATGATCAAGTTTTACCAAAAGCGACTCATTGTATGCATCGCAGGCAGCCTGCTTGCTGGCTTTCACTTAATTGCATCAGCAGACGCCACGATAGAACTACCGCGTGGAGGATGGCGTAATAGCGGTGGCGAAGCCTCTGGTTTTAAACAGCCTGTGCATTACCCAGCGTCCTCGGTCAATACCGAAGGGCAAAGTGAAATGGCCTTGATCAGGGGCCGTATCAGCACCAGCAACAAGAAGAAGCCAGGCAAGCTCATTGTCAACGGTGCCGCCATGCCTCTGGCTATTGGTGAAACTGGCGAGTTCTCCCGTCCCTATTCTTTCAGCTCCGGCTCGAATAATGTAGAAGTGCGCAGCCCCGATGGCAGTGAAGTCAAACGCGTACAGTTTTATGACACCAATGCCAGCCACCCCAATCCACGCCTGCGCGTAGTCTTGTCCTGGGACAGCGACGGCACTGACCTGGACCTGCATGTGGTCTCGCCGGATGGTCAGCATGTGTTCTACGGCAATCGCGTGGTTGACAATGGCGGCGCTCTTGATGTGGATGTCACCACCGGTTATGGCCCGGAGATTTATGCCAGTACGGCACCACCCAAGGGTACCTATCATGTCTATGTCAATTACTATGGCAGCGGCGGGGACGACAAAAAACTGACTATCGCCAGAGTTGCCATCATCAGCCAGGAAGGCACGCTGGCCGAGAAGCAGCAAAGCTTTCAGGTACCCATGCGCAAACCCGGCGAACTGACCCTGGTTAAATCCTTTACCTATCCGTAA
- a CDS encoding DUF2300 domain-containing protein, producing MRLWKSADPARKAISTIMLASATIVTLAASAQVAPVAYAATAAATADTASTATVAWLRDGQVEMRSLNSQDNKIADQKIPLGSLWKLFVYAYLQDNHVQEAAYTCTAKKDLRNNVREQHEKNEDLYCCEPGEQVERDSALARSCAPYFSPARLGVNDKAWKAYWQTRSDANWLQRTAQLQPDTQISVKELLETLNKFSPQARAVARTALLETAVQGYGREAWTQLGTGIRYKTYSWHLPDNSAFGGAAGWLADGTPFWFGARGSSRSTLTTWASALATTLPAPRWAGINNIDNVGDEAHCVDVDFFARYPLREVLSISANAPARAGTLSGKYRLQFANGNGLDINSNGSLTLQRTPGMAPQITGRVSINDYVARVIDREGDASNIQAARSLAIAARSYLVQNAALDHGCWRIADSTTRQRVSANAPTDAALAAAWFTDDLILQGANIRYHNDSAGNNRMSLKEATKQANQGWNFERILATSYPQASIASFNGKSDCKPLAAAQTWLSNASNKWQGILRREPGFEHPETPPAICSLASGNPYSDQKRMRIYARGWRSLDERITLAHEYLHLALRFHPNGANEDYVEKLARRLIEGTT from the coding sequence GTGCGTTTATGGAAATCCGCTGATCCTGCCCGCAAAGCGATCAGTACCATCATGCTTGCCAGTGCGACCATAGTCACGCTGGCTGCATCTGCACAAGTTGCGCCAGTTGCCTATGCTGCAACTGCGGCCGCGACTGCAGATACAGCCAGCACGGCCACCGTCGCATGGCTGCGTGATGGCCAGGTGGAAATGCGCTCATTAAATTCTCAAGACAATAAAATCGCAGATCAAAAGATACCTCTGGGTAGTTTGTGGAAGTTATTTGTCTATGCCTACCTGCAAGACAATCACGTTCAGGAAGCAGCGTATACCTGCACCGCAAAAAAAGATTTGCGCAATAATGTTCGTGAACAGCACGAGAAAAATGAAGACCTGTATTGCTGCGAACCCGGTGAGCAGGTAGAACGCGACTCTGCCCTGGCACGTTCCTGCGCGCCCTATTTTTCACCAGCGCGTCTGGGCGTCAATGACAAGGCATGGAAAGCTTATTGGCAAACCCGCAGTGACGCCAACTGGCTGCAACGCACAGCGCAACTGCAGCCCGACACCCAGATCAGCGTAAAAGAGCTGCTGGAAACCCTGAACAAGTTCTCGCCACAAGCCCGCGCTGTTGCCCGCACAGCCTTGCTGGAAACAGCGGTACAGGGCTATGGCCGCGAAGCCTGGACGCAACTGGGTACAGGCATACGTTACAAAACTTATTCCTGGCATTTGCCTGACAACAGCGCCTTTGGTGGCGCAGCAGGCTGGCTGGCAGATGGCACGCCGTTCTGGTTTGGTGCTCGTGGTTCCAGCCGCTCTACCCTCACTACCTGGGCCAGTGCTCTGGCAACTACCCTGCCGGCACCGCGTTGGGCGGGCATCAATAATATCGACAATGTCGGTGATGAAGCACATTGCGTGGATGTCGATTTTTTTGCGCGCTATCCACTGCGCGAAGTATTGTCCATATCTGCAAACGCTCCTGCGCGTGCGGGAACGCTGTCCGGCAAATACAGGCTGCAATTCGCCAACGGCAATGGCCTGGACATCAACAGCAATGGCAGCCTGACACTGCAACGCACTCCAGGCATGGCTCCACAAATCACTGGCCGCGTCAGCATCAACGATTATGTCGCCCGCGTCATAGACCGCGAGGGTGACGCCAGCAATATTCAGGCCGCACGCAGCCTCGCGATTGCGGCGCGCAGCTATCTGGTACAAAACGCTGCTCTTGATCATGGCTGCTGGCGTATCGCCGACAGCACTACCCGCCAGCGCGTCAGCGCCAATGCACCCACCGATGCTGCCCTGGCAGCGGCCTGGTTCACGGATGACCTGATATTGCAAGGAGCGAACATTCGCTATCACAATGACAGCGCAGGCAACAACCGCATGTCATTGAAAGAAGCGACAAAGCAGGCAAACCAGGGCTGGAATTTTGAACGTATCCTGGCCACCAGTTATCCGCAAGCCAGCATCGCCAGCTTCAATGGCAAATCTGACTGCAAGCCGCTGGCCGCAGCGCAAACCTGGTTAAGCAACGCGAGCAACAAATGGCAAGGCATATTGCGTCGTGAGCCCGGTTTTGAGCATCCAGAGACACCGCCAGCCATCTGTTCGCTGGCAAGCGGCAATCCCTACTCAGACCAGAAGCGCATGCGCATCTACGCCCGCGGCTGGCGCAGTCTGGACGAGCGTATCACCCTCGCCCATGAATACCTGCACCTGGCTTTACGATTTCATCCGAACGGCGCCAATGAAGACTATGTAGAAAAACTGGCACGCCGTCTCATAGAAGGAACAACATGA